The following are from one region of the Nocardia terpenica genome:
- a CDS encoding ABC transporter permease, with translation MTALLGLILRRVALLVALLALVFAAVSVLPGDAARAALDRDASPAAIAAKRHELGLDRPLPQRFWSWFSGVATGDFGTTAHGRSVGELLASAAPQTLLLGGTAFVLTVIASLAAGMWWATRPFGLSARVLQPATAMVVALPEFVVAALLIMVFSFAVGWLPAVTVAGPSGFPASPDMLVLPVLALAIPQIGWNTRVVRGALADAARAPHVEHALLEGISPHHLMLRHVLPVALPAVATSYATTVGMLLGGALVVESLFNYPGLGALLASSVSDRDTTLAAATAAVAGATIMVLLLVADGIRTWSLRGRQ, from the coding sequence GTGACCGCCCTCCTCGGACTGATCCTGCGCCGCGTCGCCCTGCTGGTGGCGTTGCTGGCGCTGGTGTTCGCGGCGGTGTCGGTGCTGCCGGGCGATGCGGCGCGGGCCGCGCTGGATCGCGACGCGAGCCCGGCGGCGATCGCCGCCAAGCGGCACGAGCTGGGGCTGGATCGTCCGCTGCCGCAACGGTTCTGGTCGTGGTTCAGCGGCGTGGCGACCGGCGATTTCGGGACCACCGCGCACGGTCGGTCGGTGGGCGAACTGCTGGCCTCGGCGGCCCCGCAGACCCTGCTGCTGGGCGGAACGGCGTTCGTGCTCACCGTGATCGCCTCGCTGGCCGCCGGAATGTGGTGGGCCACCAGGCCGTTCGGATTGTCGGCCCGGGTGCTGCAACCGGCGACGGCCATGGTGGTGGCGCTGCCGGAATTCGTGGTCGCGGCGCTGCTGATCATGGTGTTCTCCTTCGCCGTCGGCTGGCTGCCCGCGGTGACCGTGGCGGGCCCCTCCGGCTTTCCCGCCAGCCCCGACATGCTGGTGCTTCCGGTGCTGGCGCTGGCCATCCCGCAGATCGGCTGGAACACCCGCGTCGTCCGCGGCGCCCTGGCCGACGCCGCCCGCGCACCGCACGTGGAACACGCCCTCCTGGAAGGCATTTCCCCCCACCACCTGATGCTGCGCCACGTCCTCCCCGTCGCCCTCCCCGCCGTCGCCACCTCCTACGCCACCACCGTAGGCATGCTCCTGGGCGGCGCCCTGGTCGTCGAAAGCCTCTTCAACTACCCCGGCCTAGGCGCCCTCCTCGCAAGCTCGGTCTCCGACCGCGACACCACCCTCGCCGCGGCGACCGCCGCCGTAGCCGGGGCCACCATCATGGTCCTGCTCCTGGTGGCCGACGGAATCCGCACCTGGTCCCTGCGAGGCCGCCAATGA
- a CDS encoding ABC transporter permease — translation MAGTVGSGRDWGSVGEGVAVNRGLFWRGLPAAVVVVAAVVGPWVVGRPVEATVGVPFAGPGAGAWLGADRLGRDVFGQVLHGGWGLILVAAVISVAVTGVAGVLGAVSALWPRVGVVIERCADLAILLPAVLALLLVVLSWPSAGTLGVVLVAIALGIPYSARVFAAAATGIAATGYVEAARLGGESVGYLIFREMLPNMRELFFTQLGLRFVEAMYIVATAAFLRLPTSLGSANWAVMVRDNVSGILLNPWAVLAPSLAIGIVAVSVNLLAAALGHTQAGRTRSVGDRQ, via the coding sequence ATGGCGGGAACTGTTGGTAGTGGGCGGGATTGGGGCTCGGTGGGGGAGGGGGTGGCGGTGAATCGGGGTTTGTTCTGGCGGGGGTTGCCGGCGGCGGTTGTGGTTGTTGCGGCTGTGGTGGGGCCGTGGGTGGTGGGGCGGCCGGTGGAGGCGACCGTGGGGGTGCCGTTTGCTGGGCCGGGGGCGGGGGCCTGGTTGGGGGCGGATCGGTTGGGGCGGGATGTTTTCGGGCAGGTGCTGCATGGGGGGTGGGGGTTGATTCTGGTTGCGGCCGTTATTTCGGTGGCGGTGACCGGGGTGGCGGGGGTGCTGGGGGCCGTGTCGGCGCTGTGGCCGCGGGTGGGGGTGGTCATCGAGCGGTGTGCGGATCTGGCGATTTTGTTGCCCGCGGTGCTGGCGCTGCTGCTGGTGGTGCTGTCGTGGCCGTCGGCGGGGACGCTGGGGGTGGTGCTGGTCGCGATCGCGCTCGGGATTCCCTACTCCGCACGGGTTTTCGCGGCGGCAGCGACGGGTATCGCGGCGACCGGATATGTGGAGGCGGCGCGGTTGGGCGGGGAGTCGGTGGGCTACCTGATCTTTCGGGAAATGCTGCCGAATATGCGCGAGCTGTTCTTCACCCAGCTCGGGCTGCGGTTCGTCGAGGCCATGTACATCGTCGCGACGGCCGCGTTCCTGCGGCTGCCCACCTCGCTGGGCTCGGCCAACTGGGCGGTCATGGTGCGCGACAACGTCTCCGGAATCCTGCTGAACCCCTGGGCGGTGCTCGCGCCCAGCCTCGCGATCGGCATCGTCGCCGTGAGCGTCAATCTGCTGGCCGCCGCGCTCGGGCACACGCAGGCGGGCCGGACCCGATCGGTAGGTGATCGACAGTGA
- a CDS encoding ABC transporter ATP-binding protein, translating into MIAVDDFSVRAPNGTTLLAPLSLRVPPGSITALTGPSGCGKSTLMKALLGQVPSGATVAGAVRVGGHDVLALDAVGLRRFRREEIAFVGQDPGVALNPTMRVRTLLEELADARRAREALAAVELPESYLRRRPAELSGGEQRRIALARALARRTPILVLDEPLAGLHGRLRSAVVRLLRDLVTDRGTTIVVSGHDTAALRELADDHVAVASAPLTVNGVVVPDFPPELFDSEHTIGAPDTRDAPPGGIDPEAPRRDTGSASHNAACSTGQPKRVVDQVLSMSGVTVSIGRRPVLTDIGLEVTTGESLAITGPSGAGKSTLARAVVGLRRPVTGTITATGQLALVPQDSAASLNPRRTIAQTLGRPLRRRRGISRAQTPAAVADLLRTVELDPALAHRYPHELSGGQRQRVALARALALDPAVLVCDEITSALDHDTAAAIMTLLDRLRRTRDLALLVITHDMDLVGRYCTRMEVLEAGRIVESGPVADLLAAPSHDATLALLG; encoded by the coding sequence GTGATTGCGGTGGACGACTTCTCGGTGCGCGCACCGAACGGGACTACCCTGCTGGCCCCCCTCTCGCTGCGGGTGCCGCCCGGCAGCATCACGGCGCTGACCGGCCCGTCCGGCTGCGGCAAATCGACCCTGATGAAAGCGCTGCTCGGGCAGGTCCCGTCCGGCGCGACCGTCGCGGGCGCGGTGCGGGTCGGCGGCCACGACGTGCTGGCCCTGGATGCCGTGGGGCTGCGGCGTTTCCGGCGCGAGGAGATCGCCTTCGTCGGCCAGGATCCCGGCGTGGCCCTGAATCCGACCATGCGGGTGCGGACATTGCTCGAGGAACTGGCCGATGCGAGGCGGGCCCGCGAGGCGCTGGCCGCGGTCGAACTGCCGGAGTCGTATCTGCGGCGGCGGCCCGCGGAACTGTCCGGCGGCGAACAGCGCCGAATCGCCCTGGCCCGCGCGCTCGCCCGGCGCACCCCGATCCTCGTCCTCGACGAACCGCTGGCCGGTCTGCACGGCCGCCTCCGCTCGGCCGTGGTGCGCCTGCTGCGCGACCTGGTCACCGACCGCGGCACCACGATCGTCGTCTCCGGGCACGACACCGCAGCACTGCGCGAACTGGCCGACGACCACGTCGCGGTCGCGTCCGCGCCGCTCACCGTGAACGGTGTTGTCGTGCCGGACTTTCCGCCCGAGCTGTTCGACTCGGAACACACGATTGGTGCTCCCGACACCCGCGATGCGCCGCCGGGCGGTATCGACCCTGAGGCGCCGCGCCGGGATACGGGATCGGCATCCCATAACGCCGCATGTTCCACCGGGCAGCCGAAACGCGTTGTCGACCAGGTGCTTTCGATGTCAGGGGTGACTGTCTCCATCGGCCGCCGACCCGTCCTCACCGATATCGGCCTCGAAGTAACCACCGGCGAGTCCCTGGCGATCACCGGCCCGTCCGGCGCGGGTAAATCCACACTGGCGCGGGCCGTCGTCGGCCTGCGCCGCCCGGTTACCGGAACCATCACCGCCACCGGACAACTCGCGCTGGTACCGCAGGACAGCGCCGCCAGCCTCAACCCCCGCCGGACCATCGCGCAGACCCTGGGACGGCCATTGCGCCGCCGCCGCGGCATCTCCCGCGCGCAGACCCCGGCCGCCGTCGCCGACCTGCTGCGCACCGTCGAGCTGGATCCCGCACTGGCGCACCGGTATCCGCACGAACTGTCGGGCGGCCAGCGGCAGCGGGTGGCGCTGGCCCGCGCCCTGGCGCTGGACCCGGCCGTCCTGGTCTGCGACGAGATCACCTCCGCGCTGGACCACGACACCGCCGCCGCGATCATGACCCTGCTGGACCGCCTGCGCCGCACCCGCGATCTCGCCCTGCTGGTCATCACCCACGACATGGACCTGGTGGGCCGCTACTGCACCCGCATGGAGGTCCTGGAGGCCGGGCGCATCGTCGAATCCGGTCCGGTCGCGGACCTGCTCGCCGCGCCCTCGCACGACGCCACCCTCGCCCTGCTGGGCTGA
- a CDS encoding lytic transglycosylase domain-containing protein, translating to MRLRKAGARAELSTRAGAFAAVAAVVLLAGCGGSSNLPPIPDGIPPGAGTPVPPIDLDAPGRSAEQLRGWAESQSDALDIPVVALEAYGYAAAVMARSRPDCGIAWTTLAGIASVESKHGSHGGSQLGPDGKVTPPIRGVPLDGSPGVARILDDEATARTGTTVYARAEGPFQFLPETWQHWGVDANGDGVADPDSIDDASLTAARYLCASGGTLTTAEGWQKALFVYNQSTAYMYKVRNHAAAYSVGRSA from the coding sequence GTGCGTCTGAGAAAGGCCGGTGCGCGTGCCGAGCTGTCGACCCGCGCCGGTGCGTTCGCCGCCGTCGCGGCCGTCGTGCTGCTCGCCGGGTGCGGGGGAAGCAGCAACCTGCCACCGATCCCGGACGGCATCCCACCGGGCGCGGGCACCCCGGTACCGCCGATCGATCTCGACGCGCCCGGCCGCAGCGCCGAACAGCTGCGCGGCTGGGCCGAGAGCCAGTCCGACGCCCTCGACATCCCGGTCGTGGCGCTCGAGGCCTACGGCTACGCCGCGGCCGTCATGGCCCGCTCGCGCCCGGACTGCGGCATCGCCTGGACCACCCTGGCCGGAATCGCCAGCGTGGAGAGCAAGCACGGCAGCCACGGCGGCTCCCAGCTGGGCCCCGACGGCAAGGTCACCCCGCCCATTCGCGGTGTGCCGCTGGACGGTTCGCCCGGCGTGGCCCGCATCCTCGACGACGAGGCCACCGCCCGCACCGGCACCACCGTCTACGCCCGCGCCGAGGGCCCGTTCCAATTCCTCCCGGAAACCTGGCAGCACTGGGGCGTCGACGCCAACGGCGACGGCGTCGCCGACCCGGACAGCATCGACGACGCCTCCCTCACCGCCGCCCGCTACCTGTGCGCCAGCGGCGGCACCCTCACCACCGCCGAGGGCTGGCAGAAGGCCCTGTTCGTCTACAACCAGTCGACGGCTTATATGTACAAGGTGCGCAATCACGCGGCGGCATACAGCGTGGGCCGGAGTGCCTGA
- the eno gene encoding phosphopyruvate hydratase, with product MAIIEQVGAREILDSRGNPTVEVEIALDDGTLTRAAVPSGASTGEHEAVELRDGGERYGGKGVQKAVEGVLDEIAPAVIGLDAVEQRTVDQVLLDLDGTPDKSRLGANALLGVSLAVARAAAESSGLELFRYLGGPNAHVLPVPMMNILNGGAHADTSVDVQEFMIAPIGAPTFREALRWGAEVYHALKAELKSKGLSTGLGDEGGFAPDLAGGTREALDLIATAIGKAGYKLGSDVALALDVAATEFYTAGTGYKFEGTDRTAAQMAEFYGELVAAYPLVSIEDPLAEDDWDGWVALTDQIGDKVQLVGDDLFVTNPERLEDGIAKGAANALLVKVNQIGTLTETLDAVDLAHRNGYKTMMSHRSGETEDTTIADLAVAVGSGQIKTGAPARSERVAKYNQLLRIEDALGDSARYAGDVAFPRFAFEG from the coding sequence GTGGCCATCATCGAACAGGTCGGAGCGCGCGAGATCCTGGATTCGCGCGGTAACCCCACCGTCGAGGTCGAGATCGCTCTCGACGACGGCACCCTGACCCGGGCGGCAGTCCCGTCGGGCGCCTCCACCGGCGAACACGAAGCCGTGGAGCTGCGTGACGGCGGCGAGCGCTACGGCGGCAAGGGTGTTCAGAAAGCCGTCGAGGGGGTCCTCGACGAGATCGCGCCGGCTGTTATCGGCCTCGACGCGGTCGAGCAGCGCACCGTCGACCAGGTCCTGCTGGATCTGGACGGCACCCCCGACAAGTCCCGCCTCGGCGCGAACGCGCTGCTCGGCGTGTCGCTCGCGGTGGCCCGCGCGGCGGCCGAGTCCTCGGGCCTGGAGCTGTTCCGCTACCTCGGCGGCCCCAACGCGCACGTGCTGCCGGTGCCGATGATGAACATCCTCAACGGCGGCGCGCACGCCGACACCAGCGTCGACGTGCAGGAATTCATGATCGCCCCGATCGGCGCACCCACCTTCCGCGAGGCGCTGCGCTGGGGCGCGGAGGTCTACCACGCGCTCAAGGCCGAGCTGAAGAGCAAGGGCCTGTCCACCGGCCTCGGCGACGAGGGCGGCTTCGCCCCCGACCTGGCCGGCGGCACCCGCGAGGCGCTGGACCTGATCGCCACCGCCATCGGCAAGGCTGGTTACAAGCTGGGCAGCGACGTGGCCTTGGCGCTGGACGTCGCGGCCACCGAGTTCTACACCGCGGGCACCGGTTACAAGTTCGAGGGCACCGACCGCACCGCCGCGCAGATGGCCGAGTTCTACGGCGAGCTGGTGGCGGCCTACCCGCTGGTCTCCATCGAAGACCCGCTGGCGGAGGACGACTGGGACGGCTGGGTCGCGCTCACCGACCAGATCGGCGACAAGGTGCAGCTGGTCGGCGACGACCTGTTCGTCACCAATCCGGAGCGGCTCGAGGACGGCATCGCCAAGGGCGCCGCGAACGCGCTGCTGGTCAAGGTCAACCAGATCGGCACCCTCACCGAAACCCTGGACGCGGTCGACCTGGCCCACCGCAACGGCTACAAGACCATGATGAGCCACCGCTCCGGCGAGACCGAGGACACCACCATCGCCGACCTGGCGGTGGCGGTCGGCAGCGGGCAGATCAAGACCGGCGCCCCCGCCCGCAGCGAACGCGTGGCCAAGTACAACCAGCTGCTGCGCATCGAGGACGCGCTGGGCGATTCCGCCCGCTACGCCGGGGACGTTGCGTTCCCGCGCTTTGCCTTCGAGGGGTAG
- a CDS encoding FtsB family cell division protein, whose protein sequence is MTDRRARGSSPTGRGDRRSSRTSRPRPERSGNGSAPAARTAAGKRAAQRRAGGRSDAASAARKTDRSERKILGLPTGRAVILAAVLCALALTLAVPMRTYFSQRAEATNLAQQRRELEDDLARLRDRRAQQQDPAYIRSEARDRLRLVMPGETAYIVQVPGIEQPAVPAQTTKPRPPDPWYTQLWHSVANPPAPEHTTPPPPPPNPEGAPR, encoded by the coding sequence ATGACGGACAGACGGGCGCGCGGTTCCAGTCCGACAGGACGAGGCGACCGCCGCTCGTCGCGAACGAGCAGACCACGCCCCGAGCGCTCCGGCAACGGCTCCGCCCCCGCGGCCCGCACCGCCGCAGGCAAACGCGCCGCCCAGCGCCGCGCCGGCGGCAGATCGGACGCCGCCTCCGCCGCACGGAAAACAGACCGATCCGAACGGAAGATCCTCGGCCTGCCCACCGGCCGGGCCGTCATCCTGGCGGCCGTGCTCTGCGCCCTGGCACTGACCCTCGCGGTGCCGATGCGCACGTACTTCAGTCAGCGCGCCGAGGCCACCAACCTCGCGCAACAGCGCCGCGAACTCGAGGACGACCTCGCCCGGCTCCGCGATCGCCGCGCCCAGCAACAGGATCCGGCCTACATCCGATCCGAGGCCCGCGATCGGCTGCGGCTGGTGATGCCGGGGGAGACCGCCTACATCGTGCAGGTGCCCGGCATCGAGCAGCCCGCGGTACCCGCCCAGACCACCAAGCCGCGCCCGCCCGACCCCTGGTACACCCAGCTGTGGCACAGCGTGGCCAACCCGCCCGCCCCGGAACACACCACCCCGCCCCCACCACCCCCGAACCCCGAAGGAGCACCCCGGTGA
- a CDS encoding DUF501 domain-containing protein, which yields MTEPVQQPSEADLEIVARQLGREPRGVLAVAYRTPDGQPAVVKTAPRLPDGTPFPTLYYLTDPRLTVEASRQEAAGLMRGMTDRLAADPALAAAYRAAHESYLAERNEIESLGTDFSGGGMPDRVKCLHVLIAHSLAKGPGVNPLGDEAVALAADTGLRGTAIPADWPKYEQYQQHSEEGKL from the coding sequence GTGACCGAGCCCGTCCAGCAGCCGAGCGAAGCCGATCTCGAGATCGTCGCACGGCAATTGGGCCGCGAACCCCGTGGAGTGCTCGCCGTCGCCTACCGCACCCCGGACGGGCAACCGGCCGTGGTGAAGACCGCCCCGCGGCTGCCCGACGGCACCCCGTTCCCCACGCTGTACTACCTCACCGATCCGCGCCTGACCGTGGAGGCCAGCCGACAGGAGGCGGCCGGGCTGATGCGCGGCATGACCGACCGGCTCGCCGCCGACCCGGCGCTCGCGGCCGCCTACCGCGCCGCGCACGAGTCGTATCTGGCCGAACGGAACGAGATCGAGTCGCTGGGAACCGATTTCAGCGGCGGCGGCATGCCGGATCGGGTGAAATGTTTGCATGTTCTCATCGCGCACTCGCTGGCGAAGGGGCCCGGCGTCAACCCGCTCGGCGACGAGGCGGTGGCGCTGGCCGCCGACACCGGCCTGCGCGGCACGGCGATTCCGGCCGACTGGCCGAAATACGAGCAGTACCAGCAGCATTCGGAAGAGGGAAAGCTATGA
- a CDS encoding Ppx/GppA phosphatase family protein translates to MSDRVAAVDCGTNSIRLLISDVGADRRLSEVRREMRIVRLGKGVDATGELNPEAIERTRAALHDYVDMMLEAGVTRVRMAATSATRDARNREDFFAMTAAELGRVVPGAQAEVITGDEEARLSFAGAVGELSSAEGPFVVVDLGGGSTEVVLGDDSGVQAAYSADIGCVRITERYLHGNPPTAEEVAAARFFAEQRMAQAFGVVPVERARTWVGVAGTMTTIAAVALDLPEYDSEKVHLTRLSLDRVRAVCHRLIEMDHDERAALGPMHPGRVDVIGGGAVITEVLADELARRAGIGGLIVSEHDILDGIALSLI, encoded by the coding sequence ATGAGTGACCGGGTAGCCGCAGTCGACTGTGGTACCAACTCGATCCGACTGCTGATCTCCGACGTCGGCGCGGACCGCCGCCTGAGCGAGGTCCGCCGCGAGATGCGGATCGTGCGCCTGGGCAAGGGCGTCGACGCCACCGGCGAACTGAATCCCGAAGCGATAGAACGGACTCGGGCCGCGCTGCACGACTACGTCGACATGATGCTCGAGGCCGGGGTCACCAGGGTGCGCATGGCCGCCACCTCCGCCACCCGCGACGCGCGCAACCGCGAGGACTTCTTCGCCATGACCGCGGCCGAGCTGGGCCGGGTCGTGCCCGGCGCGCAGGCCGAGGTGATCACCGGCGACGAGGAGGCACGGCTGTCGTTCGCCGGGGCGGTCGGCGAATTGTCCAGCGCCGAAGGACCTTTCGTGGTAGTGGACCTGGGCGGCGGCTCCACCGAGGTGGTGCTCGGCGACGACTCGGGGGTGCAGGCCGCGTACTCGGCCGATATCGGCTGCGTCCGCATCACCGAGCGCTACTTACACGGCAACCCGCCGACGGCCGAGGAGGTCGCCGCCGCACGGTTCTTCGCCGAGCAGCGGATGGCCCAGGCGTTCGGCGTGGTTCCGGTCGAGCGGGCCCGCACCTGGGTCGGCGTCGCGGGCACCATGACCACCATCGCCGCGGTCGCGTTGGACCTGCCCGAATACGATTCGGAGAAGGTCCATCTGACGCGACTGAGCCTGGATCGGGTGCGTGCGGTCTGCCACCGGTTGATCGAGATGGACCACGACGAGCGGGCCGCGCTGGGCCCGATGCATCCGGGCCGGGTCGACGTCATCGGCGGCGGCGCGGTGATCACCGAGGTGCTCGCGGACGAACTGGCGCGGCGGGCCGGCATCGGCGGGTTGATCGTCAGCGAACACGACATTCTCGACGGGATTGCCCTGTCCCTGATCTGA
- a CDS encoding peptide MFS transporter, translating into MTGVVPPKQHASARTVFGHPIGLVNLFGVELWERFSYYGMLTILGYYLYYSLADGGLGVEKSTATGLVGAYGGFVYLSTVLGGWLADRVLGMERAVFYGGVVVMLGHIALAVIPGLAGVGVGLVLVALGSGALKANASSLLGTLYEKGDARADGGFTLFYLGINLGSFIGPLITGVLQTRIGFHYGFGAAAIGMALGLVQYAVFRRNLGDYGRVVPNPLPRNQIGKSVGFIVAVVAVLALGIATKVVRLSNLSWVTTGIIVVASVVYFSIMLTNGKVTPIEKTRVRAYIPLFIANAVFWSLFQQIFTVLAVYSDERMSWSIFGWQAPSNWIGSEEPVWVIVLSPLFAMMWTRLGAKAPTTPRKFAYGVMGMGAAFLLFVLLAGFEGKTVPALLVFFILGGFAVSELMLSPIGLSVTTKLAPETFRAQMMALYFFSVGLGTAMSGVLSGFYRTDREVPYFGITGLVAIAVGIVVFFFAPRVSRLMEGVH; encoded by the coding sequence ATGACGGGAGTAGTGCCGCCGAAGCAGCACGCCAGCGCGAGGACGGTCTTCGGCCATCCCATCGGCCTGGTGAATCTGTTCGGGGTCGAGCTGTGGGAGCGCTTCTCGTACTACGGGATGCTCACGATCCTCGGCTACTACCTGTACTACTCGCTGGCCGACGGGGGTCTCGGCGTCGAGAAGTCCACGGCGACCGGGCTGGTCGGCGCCTACGGTGGTTTCGTCTATCTGTCCACCGTGCTCGGCGGTTGGCTGGCCGACCGGGTGCTGGGCATGGAGCGTGCCGTGTTCTACGGCGGTGTGGTCGTGATGCTCGGGCACATCGCGCTGGCGGTGATTCCGGGACTGGCCGGGGTGGGCGTCGGTCTCGTGCTGGTGGCGCTGGGCAGCGGTGCGCTGAAGGCGAATGCGTCATCGTTGCTGGGCACCCTCTACGAGAAGGGCGACGCGCGCGCGGACGGCGGTTTCACGCTGTTCTACCTGGGCATCAATCTGGGCTCGTTCATCGGCCCGCTGATCACCGGTGTGTTGCAGACCCGGATCGGTTTCCACTACGGCTTCGGCGCGGCGGCCATCGGCATGGCGCTGGGCCTGGTGCAGTACGCGGTGTTCCGCCGCAATCTCGGCGACTACGGCCGGGTCGTGCCGAATCCGCTGCCGCGTAACCAGATCGGTAAGTCGGTCGGATTCATCGTGGCGGTGGTCGCGGTGCTGGCGCTCGGCATCGCCACCAAAGTGGTGCGGCTGTCCAACCTGTCGTGGGTCACGACCGGCATTATCGTGGTCGCCTCGGTCGTCTATTTCTCGATCATGCTCACCAACGGCAAGGTGACGCCGATCGAGAAGACCCGGGTGCGCGCCTACATTCCGCTGTTCATCGCCAACGCGGTGTTCTGGTCGCTGTTCCAGCAGATCTTCACCGTGCTCGCGGTGTACTCCGACGAGCGCATGAGCTGGTCCATCTTCGGCTGGCAGGCGCCGTCGAACTGGATCGGCTCCGAGGAGCCGGTGTGGGTCATCGTGCTGTCGCCGCTGTTCGCGATGATGTGGACCCGCCTGGGCGCCAAGGCGCCCACCACCCCGCGCAAGTTCGCCTACGGCGTGATGGGCATGGGCGCGGCGTTCCTGCTGTTCGTGCTGCTGGCCGGTTTCGAGGGCAAGACCGTGCCCGCCCTGCTGGTGTTCTTCATCCTCGGCGGCTTCGCGGTCTCCGAGCTGATGCTGTCCCCCATCGGCCTCTCGGTCACGACCAAGCTCGCCCCCGAGACGTTCCGCGCCCAGATGATGGCCCTCTACTTCTTCTCCGTCGGCCTCGGCACCGCGATGTCCGGTGTGCTGTCCGGCTTCTACCGCACCGACCGCGAGGTTCCCTACTTCGGCATCACCGGCCTGGTTGCCATCGCCGTAGGCATCGTGGTCTTCTTCTTCGCTCCCCGGGTCAGCCGACTGATGGAGGGCGTCCACTGA
- a CDS encoding tyrosine-type recombinase/integrase, translating into MVTKTDPATGAKSQERVKSKQFGKGKRWRARYVDPNGVERSRAFAIKNEAQKFLDGDVTTKVVTGTWVDPDRSGVLFEVVAEKWFATKKLRKPKTVAGYRSLLDTIVLPRWRSIPLRDIEFEDVQEWVVALAEKGSYRFEGRGLSASRVIQAYQVLDQVLRFAIKSKRLAVNPAEEVDLPSKSPTERRYLTHLEVMKLALATGRFRPLAFTLAYTGIRFGEAIALRAADVDLESRRIRVSRSATHVAGKGIVETDTKNHTARAVPIPEFLAKELGKVLDGRGPDTLVFESRKGEFLSLGEFRWAFDQAAAATGVTGVVPHGLRHTAASLAISAGANIKVVQRMLGHKTATLTLDLYGHLFPDDLDTVAAGMDAGARTAADQLRTKIGDEGPGNSEKGALPAVS; encoded by the coding sequence ATGGTCACCAAGACCGACCCGGCAACCGGTGCCAAGTCCCAAGAACGGGTGAAGTCGAAACAGTTCGGCAAGGGCAAACGCTGGCGGGCTCGCTATGTCGATCCGAATGGCGTGGAACGGTCACGGGCATTCGCCATAAAGAACGAGGCTCAGAAGTTCCTCGACGGCGATGTCACCACCAAGGTGGTCACCGGAACGTGGGTCGATCCGGATCGAAGCGGCGTCTTGTTCGAAGTGGTCGCAGAGAAATGGTTCGCCACAAAGAAGCTCCGCAAACCCAAGACCGTCGCCGGATACCGATCACTGCTGGATACGATCGTTCTTCCTCGGTGGCGCTCGATCCCATTGCGTGACATCGAATTCGAGGACGTTCAAGAGTGGGTGGTGGCTCTCGCCGAGAAGGGGAGCTACCGATTCGAGGGGCGCGGTCTGTCGGCGTCTCGGGTGATTCAGGCGTATCAGGTGCTCGATCAGGTGTTGCGGTTTGCGATCAAATCCAAACGGCTCGCCGTGAATCCGGCCGAAGAGGTGGACCTTCCGTCGAAGTCTCCGACCGAGCGCCGCTACCTCACTCACCTGGAGGTGATGAAACTCGCCCTTGCTACCGGTCGTTTCCGCCCCTTGGCGTTCACGCTGGCCTACACCGGAATCCGGTTCGGGGAAGCAATCGCACTGCGGGCGGCCGATGTTGACTTGGAGAGTCGGCGTATCCGGGTGTCACGTTCGGCGACGCACGTCGCTGGTAAAGGCATCGTCGAGACCGACACGAAGAACCACACCGCCCGCGCCGTGCCGATCCCGGAGTTTCTGGCCAAGGAACTCGGCAAAGTGCTCGACGGTCGTGGCCCTGACACGTTGGTGTTCGAGAGCCGCAAGGGTGAGTTCCTGTCGCTGGGTGAGTTCCGGTGGGCCTTCGATCAGGCGGCGGCAGCAACGGGGGTCACCGGGGTTGTCCCGCACGGTCTTCGGCACACCGCGGCGTCGTTGGCGATCAGCGCGGGGGCGAACATCAAGGTCGTCCAGCGGATGTTGGGTCACAAGACCGCGACGCTCACTCTCGACCTGTACGGGCACTTGTTCCCGGATGATCTGGACACGGTGGCCGCTGGCATGGATGCCGGGGCGCGGACTGCTGCGGACCAACTGCGGACCAAGATCGGCGACGAAGGCCCCGGTAACTCCGAGAAGGGCGCTCTGCCAGCCGTTTCTTAG
- a CDS encoding helix-turn-helix transcriptional regulator, with amino-acid sequence MNDTDDAFLQAKALEALTGIPEATWRWWAHIGSGPESFKMGRRRVWRRSVVLAWIAEQERRTARGEKVA; translated from the coding sequence ATGAACGACACCGATGATGCGTTTCTCCAGGCGAAGGCACTGGAGGCGCTGACCGGTATCCCGGAAGCCACCTGGCGGTGGTGGGCACACATCGGTTCCGGCCCGGAGAGTTTCAAGATGGGGCGGCGTCGCGTGTGGCGGCGCTCGGTGGTGCTGGCCTGGATCGCTGAACAGGAACGGCGTACGGCCCGCGGCGAGAAGGTCGCGTGA